In one Culex quinquefasciatus strain JHB chromosome 2, VPISU_Cqui_1.0_pri_paternal, whole genome shotgun sequence genomic region, the following are encoded:
- the LOC6035997 gene encoding uncharacterized protein LOC6035997 isoform X1, giving the protein MSNIGAPPHRRVKEKKRPNEEQAPDVTNSSAEPSPSESSEDRSQAFVEPARAPEASQQQEQPPVLQSAVRLIEIETEDKLEYQFHPATNGVVNFKVRANNDAHLALTSGPAESDPMLEIFIGGWKNTKSVIRKNRTKPDVCEVDTPDILNAGEFRGFWVKWQDDVITVGMEGAAAAFLSYENTSEPFPINYFGVCTGWGASGSWIIEQNAPAPSAPAALVSSGGAACWVPAANGEVPPNAVVGGADGEDMYIARSQHEGAIIPGKLVASHGCAYVAWGGVENPKQEYEVLCDGNGTFVSTSGGEIPPNAIPAGESEDGEPLFIGRVNHEGTVTVGKVQQSHGVCYIPYGGQELAFADYEIYVSQ; this is encoded by the exons GTGCCCCCCCTCATCGTCGGGTGAAGGAAAAGAAACGTCCCAACGAGGAACAAGCCCCCGATGTAACTAACTCGTCCGCCGAGCCAAGTCCTTCCGAATCGTCGGAGGATCGATCTCAAGCATTTGTAGAACCGGCGCGAGCCCCTGAAGCTTCACAGCAGCAGGAGCAACCGCCAGTCTTGCAATCAGCGGTTAGGTTGATAG AAATCGAAACCGAGGACAAGCTGGAGTACCAGTTCCACCCGGCGACGAACGGCGTGGTCAACTTCAAGGTCCGTGCCAACAACGATGCCCATCTGGCGCTGACCAGCGGTCCCGCCGAGTCGGACCCCATGCTGGAGATCTTCATCGGGGGCTGGAAGAACACCAAGTCGGTCATCCGCAAGAACCGCACCAAGCCGGACGTTTGCGAGGTCGACACGCCCGACATCCTGAACGCGGGCGAGTTCCGTGGATTCTGGGTCAAGTGGCAGGATGACGTGATCACCGTTGGAATGGAAGGAGCCGCCGCGGCATTCCTGTCCTACGAGAACACCTCCGAGCCGTTCCCGATCAACTACTTTGGAGTTTGCACCGGCTGGGGAGCGTCCGGCTCGTGGATCATCGAGCAGAACGCACCGGCTCCGTCCGCTCCGGCTGCTCTTGTGTCCAGCGGAGGTGCCGCCTGTTGGGTCCCAGCGGCCAACGGAGAAGTTCCTCCGAATGCCGTGGTCGGAGGAGCCGACGGTGAAGACATGTACATTGCACGGTCCCAGCACGAGGGTGCCATCATTCCTGGCAAGCTGGTGGCCTCGCACGGATGCGCTTATGTCGCCTGGGGTGGAGTTGAGAACCCGAAGCAGGAGTACGAAGTCCTGTGCGACGGAAACGGAACGTTCGTGAGTACCAGTGGTGGTGAAATTCCACCGAACGCCATCCCTGCTGGAGAGTCCGAGGACGGCGAGCCGCTGTTCATCGGACGGGTTAACCACGAGGGCACGGTGACCGTGGGCAAGGTTCAGCAGTCCCACGGCGTTTGCTACATTCCATACGGCGGCCAGGAGTTGGCGTTTGCCGATTATGAAATCTATGTCAGCCAGTAA
- the LOC6035997 gene encoding uncharacterized protein LOC6035997 isoform X2 encodes MSNIEIETEDKLEYQFHPATNGVVNFKVRANNDAHLALTSGPAESDPMLEIFIGGWKNTKSVIRKNRTKPDVCEVDTPDILNAGEFRGFWVKWQDDVITVGMEGAAAAFLSYENTSEPFPINYFGVCTGWGASGSWIIEQNAPAPSAPAALVSSGGAACWVPAANGEVPPNAVVGGADGEDMYIARSQHEGAIIPGKLVASHGCAYVAWGGVENPKQEYEVLCDGNGTFVSTSGGEIPPNAIPAGESEDGEPLFIGRVNHEGTVTVGKVQQSHGVCYIPYGGQELAFADYEIYVSQ; translated from the coding sequence AAATCGAAACCGAGGACAAGCTGGAGTACCAGTTCCACCCGGCGACGAACGGCGTGGTCAACTTCAAGGTCCGTGCCAACAACGATGCCCATCTGGCGCTGACCAGCGGTCCCGCCGAGTCGGACCCCATGCTGGAGATCTTCATCGGGGGCTGGAAGAACACCAAGTCGGTCATCCGCAAGAACCGCACCAAGCCGGACGTTTGCGAGGTCGACACGCCCGACATCCTGAACGCGGGCGAGTTCCGTGGATTCTGGGTCAAGTGGCAGGATGACGTGATCACCGTTGGAATGGAAGGAGCCGCCGCGGCATTCCTGTCCTACGAGAACACCTCCGAGCCGTTCCCGATCAACTACTTTGGAGTTTGCACCGGCTGGGGAGCGTCCGGCTCGTGGATCATCGAGCAGAACGCACCGGCTCCGTCCGCTCCGGCTGCTCTTGTGTCCAGCGGAGGTGCCGCCTGTTGGGTCCCAGCGGCCAACGGAGAAGTTCCTCCGAATGCCGTGGTCGGAGGAGCCGACGGTGAAGACATGTACATTGCACGGTCCCAGCACGAGGGTGCCATCATTCCTGGCAAGCTGGTGGCCTCGCACGGATGCGCTTATGTCGCCTGGGGTGGAGTTGAGAACCCGAAGCAGGAGTACGAAGTCCTGTGCGACGGAAACGGAACGTTCGTGAGTACCAGTGGTGGTGAAATTCCACCGAACGCCATCCCTGCTGGAGAGTCCGAGGACGGCGAGCCGCTGTTCATCGGACGGGTTAACCACGAGGGCACGGTGACCGTGGGCAAGGTTCAGCAGTCCCACGGCGTTTGCTACATTCCATACGGCGGCCAGGAGTTGGCGTTTGCCGATTATGAAATCTATGTCAGCCAGTAA
- the LOC119767268 gene encoding uncharacterized protein LOC119767268, whose translation MEQLIGTSDDPDVGTTKTQDPTISWYWVPASNGKVPEKAVVGGFDGGNLYIARANHKGEVVPGKLHPPSGSCYIPWGGSEHRKTNYEVLCNAKGKFVHASISLPFLTMLTLVDIPQLTMNLTISEE comes from the exons A TGGAGCAATTAATCGGAACATCAGACGATCCGGATGTTGGGACCACAAAAACCCAAGACCCAACAATCTCATGGTATTGGGTTCCAGCCTCTAATGGAAAAGTGCCCGAAAAAGCCGTTGTTGGTGGATTTGACGGCGGAAATTTGTACATTGCCCGGGCTAATCACAAAGGTGAAGTGGTACCAGGAAAGCTGCACCCGCCGTCCGGAAGCTGCTACATCCCGTGGGGAGGCTCGGAACATCGCAAGACAAACTACGAAGTTCTGTGTAACGCAAAGGGAAAATTCGTCCATGCTTCCATTTCCCTTCCATTCCTAACAATGCTTACATTGGTGGATATTCCACAGTTAACAATGAACCTTACTATATCGGAAGAGTGA
- the LOC6035998 gene encoding uncharacterized protein LOC6035998: MVNLVSASPNNNVEQNWGWHGLWVPDDEPHLNRQTRLQVLNRRDRQFGLRWVWASNGQVPANALRTTGPTGSRTYIGRAHFQGSVTPGMIVPDRKACCIAWGGNEHLIKIYEVLCSEGSFVQVTQTDADALLRATSGGISESGEPIFIGRAKYKGNWIAGKVQRSHGSLGMCYIPYGGKEVARPEYQVFIAVPPEPGTVGHYWRSTEEFSVPANATIGGSNEHGPLYIGHASHRGSCTPGQISRVTNRCHIAWGGSEHRKPAFEFLCNCRGRFVASQEGQVPVGAILGGWSEYEGEPLFVGRVQVKGHWLVGKLQPSHKVCYIPINGKEVAHKHYEIFVQDGI, from the exons ATGGTTAATCTAG TTTCCGCCTCGCCGAATAACAACGTTGAACAGAACTGGGGCTGGCACGGCCTGTGGGTTCCAGACGATGAACCGCACTTGAACCGGCAGACGCGATTGCAGGTTCTAAACCGCCGCGACCGCCAGTTTGGTCTCCGTTGGGTTTGGGCTAGCAACGGGCAGGTTCCGGCAAATGCCTTACGCACAACCGGCCCTACCGGTAGTCGGACGTACATCGGTCGCGCTCACTTCCAGGGATCGGTGACGCCTGGGATGATTGTCCCCGATCGGAAGGCCTGTTGCATAGCTTGGGGAGGTAACGAGCACTTGATTAAGATCTACGAGGTGCTGTGCTCGGAGGGTAGTTTTGTCCAGGTAACTCAGACCGATGCGGACGCCCTGCTGAGGGCCACTTCCGGAGGAATCTCCGAAAGTGGCGAGCCGATTTTCATCGGACGGGCCAAGTACAAGGGCAACTGGATAGCCGGTAAGGTTCAGCGATCCCACGGATCTCTGGGAATGTGTTACATCCCGTACGGAGGCAAGGAAGTGGCCCGTCCCGAGTACCAAGTATTCATAGCGGTTCCGCCGGAACCCGGAACCGTCGGCCACTACTGGCGGTCAACGGAAGAGTTCAGCGTTCCCGCAAACGCCACCATCGGAGGCTCGAACGAGCACGGTCCGCTCTACATTGGCCACGCGAGCCATCGAGGTTCGTGCACACCCGGTCAAATCAGCCGGGTCACGAACCGGTGTCACATCGCCTGGGGCGGAAGTGAACATCGTAAGCCGGCGTTCGAATTTCTATGCAACTGTCGGGGCAGGTTTGTGGCGTCCCAGGAGGGCCAGGTGCCGGTCGGGGCGATTCTCGGCGGATGGTCCGAGTACGAAGGCGAACCGCTGTTCGTCGGACGCGTTCAGGTTAAGGGACATTGGCTCGTGGGGAAGCTTCAACCCTCGCACAAAGTGTGCTACATTCCGATCAACGGGAAAGAAGTGGCACACAAGCATTACGAGATATTTGTGCAAGATGGAATCTAG
- the LOC6035999 gene encoding uncharacterized protein LOC6035999, giving the protein MVNTISPPVLYQVQFLAGLGHIGADVPLDRTARQRILQRRDHNSGLRWIWASDGEVPPNAVKTGEGCYLGRAFHVGSVTPGRVDPEKKACCIPWGGDEHLKKVYEVLCTEGEFVRVTPDSTEGLLRATTAGISEQGEPLFIGRVWCDGGWVSGKVQRSHGVCYIGYRGKEMAYPEYEVFVGVGEPLQDEHFWVNNVLSMPQDASEFESCHVGRARHRNSLLPGTVDLVKLQCHVTWGSEAHSKSRFQYLYNCRGRFVPTKDDHIPVGAVQGGFSDFGEPLFIGRVQVGMKMLVGKVQPSHKVCYVPMFGGELKYSEYEILVLDL; this is encoded by the exons ATGGTTAACACAA TTTCCCCACCGGTGCTGTACCAGGTGCAATTCCTGGCCGGCCTCGGTCACATCGGTGCGGATGTCCCGCTGGACCGGACGGCACGTCAACGCATACTTCAGCGACGCGATCACAACTCGGGCCTGCGATGGATTTGGGCAAGTGATGGTGAAGTTCCACCGAATGCCGTCAAGACCGGCGAGGGTTGCTATCTAGGACGGGCGTTTCACGTGGGTTCCGTGACACCGGGCCGGGTGGACCCGGAGAAGAAGGCTTGCTGTATTCCGTGGGGTGGCGATGAACATCTGAAGAAGGTCTACGAGGTGCTGTGTACGGAGGGGGAGTTTGTTCGGGTTACGCCGGACAGTACGGAGGGATTGCTGAGGGCGACCACGGCCGGGATTTCGGAGCAAGGGGAGCCGCTGTTTATTGGCCGGGTGTGGTGCGATGGGGGGTGGGTGAGCGGAAAGGTTCAGCGGTCCCATGGAGTGTGCTACATTGGGTACAGAGGAAAAGAGATGGCATATCCGGAGTACGAGGTGTTTGTAGGGGTTGGCGAACCACTTCAGGATGAACACTTTTGGGTGAACAACGTGCTGAGCATGCCTCAGGATGCGTCCGAGTTCGAGTCGTGTCACGTTGGTCGAGCTCGACATAGGAATTCGTTGCTTCCGGGAACGGTGGACCTTGTTAAGCTGCAATGCCACGTGACGTGGGGCTCGGAAGCGCACAGCAAGTCCCGGTTCCAGTATCTGTACAACTGTCGGGGTAGATTCGTACCGACCAAGGATGACCACATCCCGGTGGGTGCCGTTCAGGGTGGATTCTCCGACTTTGGTGAACCTCTGTTCATAGGTCGGGTTCAGGTTGGGATGAAGATGCTCGTTGGGAAGGTGCAACCATCGCACAAGGTGTGCTACGTTCCCATGTTTGGTGGAGAACTGAAGTATAGCGAGTACGAGATACTGGTTTTGGActtataa
- the LOC6036000 gene encoding uncharacterized protein LOC6036000 encodes MVQYASLYDDQYRYRAERPYNHDKWKFLRRWDKLNGMTWIEASKGAVPPGAVVAGHQDGHTLYVGRAECMSSVAIGVVNPHRKACYVPWGGKSHKRETYEVLCTPGQFVPIDCCTTLLKGTPGGISEQGEPLYIGRTSHQGALIGGKIQRSYFFCYLPYKNREVERLVFESEIYIKSS; translated from the exons ATGGTCCAGTACG CTTCGCTGTACGACGACCAGTACCGGTACCGGGCGGAACGGCCCTACAACCACGACAAATGGAAGTTCCTCCGGCGCTGGGACAAACTGAACGGGATGACGTGGATCGAGGCCTCGAAGGGAGCGGTTCCGCCGGGGGCGGTCGTCGCCGGCCACCAGGACGGCCACACGCTGTACGTGGGCCGGGCCGAGTGTATGAGCTCGGTGGCCATCGGAGTGGTCAACCCGCACAGAAAGGCTTGCTACGTGCCCTGGGGCGGCAAGTCCCACAAGCGGGAAACGTACGAAGTCCTGTGCACGCCGGGCCAGTTTGTCCCGATCGATTGCTGCACGACACTGCTCAAGGGAACGCCCGGTGGGATTTCGGAGCAGGGCGAACCGCTTTACATTGGCCGCACAAGCCATCAGGGAGCCCTGATTGGGGGCAAAATTCAGAGGTCCTACTTTTTCTGCTATCTGCCGTACAAGAACAGGGAAGTGGAGCGGCTTGTGTTTGAGAGTGAGATATACATCAAATCAAGCTAA